A stretch of DNA from Homalodisca vitripennis isolate AUS2020 unplaced genomic scaffold, UT_GWSS_2.1 ScUCBcl_30;HRSCAF=681, whole genome shotgun sequence:
ATTTTTCCTGAACATTTGTTCGCTTTAAGTGAAACAATAAAAAGGCTTCGAGAAATAGAAAACGGTACGCCTAATGAAAAAACTCCTGTACAACACCCGAGCCCATCATCAGTGCAAACAATTGCAGACTCTCCAGGTCCATCTACAAGCACTGGCAAAGTAGTAGGCTTAACTGTGGCTGATATCTCTCCATTACCTCAAGCCTTAACTCCAATAAAAAAGCGCCAAAAGAAGAAACATGAAGCACATTTGACCAGTTCTCCTTTTATCAAAGTGCTGAAAGAAAAGTCCTCAGAGTGGCAAAAGAACAAAAGAAGAGCTTGAGAAACACAAAGAAGCGGTTACAATTTCAACCCGATGATGCGTTTGAAGAAGACCTATTTGACAACAGTGACGAAGAAGAGGACGTAGGCTGCATTTATTATAATGAACTGTATTCGATGTCGAAATCCAGGGAACTTTGGCTGCAATGTTCGTCATGCAAACTTTGGGCTCATTTGGATTGCACTGGCctagataaaaaaactaaaatgtttgtatGTAAACTTTGTGAAACtgtaactaaaacataatttatgtccaataaagaattttttttattttggttcaaAAAAGAGTGTTATGTCATTTTATCGGGGATCCGCCACTATCTTTTTacggattttttaattttttcaactttttccaaaaagtggatttttttgTTAAGTATATAGTTCTGAACATGTCGGTGAAATTTTAActcaatatgaaaattttttcatgtattttttaactaaaatgtaaaacagtCCACCTCTCCGTTTTAGCATTTTTACAATCACGTTGTGTgttttcaccaattattattattttctttgctgTAAATGTATTTTGATGAAATAGAACCATAGCAACAAAGTGTAAAGTACattttcacaaaacaataaaaatattcatgtttttatatatacattagttattttacataaaaataataaagagtggtgaacaaattgtttattgttattggagGTTATGTTTGACTGTTAGTAAACAGAGTGACAAGTAATAAGCTAACTAaaagtttatatagttttaattcagTGAATTTTGAGTGGTGCTTTAGTTTTTTGACTTAGGCTAGGCATACCTTTTTTGCTTACTTTGTGTTCATATGGTAAGTAAATATGGGAAGAGTAAAATTATGCAAGAAAATAAGAAGCAATTTGAACAGAAAGTCAGTTTCTAAGAGATGggatgattttaaaaatactgatGTAGGAAATAAAAACACTTCTTTTGGTATTCAAAATGTCGAAATCCAATCAATGCCGCAGATTGATTATGACAATGTTAGGCCTGGACCAAGCAATGAAGCAATGAGTATTGAGATAGGCCTACCAGTTTCACAAGAGCAAACTGACTGTTGTGAGGAAAATACGCCAGTAAGAAAAAAACCTACAGGTTTTGAACTTGTTTCTTCATACAAACCTCAGATTGAAGTTTCCGATGAAAACGCTCCTGTCTACTGCCTAATAGATCTTACTCTTCTTGCAAACTTCTTAGAAGAAATGCCTTGTAAGTTTTGTTTTGATGTTAATGCTAAGGTCATACCTACTAAAGAAAAGGGGTTTGCCAAAGAGATAATTGTACATTGTCAGTCATGCAAcctaaaaacaagttttgaaactTCGAAAAAAATTTTTGATGACACGGTAAAAACCAGGCCTCCATATGACATTAACAGACGAATGACAAGAACATTTATGTCATTAGGGAAAGGACACATAGGTCTGCAAACATTTAGCATGGGTCTAAATATGCCCTGCATTAATCACTCAGCTTACGACTTTGTAGACTTTGCAAAGGAGCACGTTCAGAGCTCGCTGAAAAGCGCTCGTATAGAATTGGCTAAAGTGTACTCTGATAACCTTTTAGATGCACTAGATGAACAAAAGACCCTAGACATAACTGTTAGCTGTGACGGATCGTGGCAGAAGAGGGGGTTTACATCAAAGTATGGGGTAGGCTGCGTAATTGAAGTTATAACAGGCTTAGTAATTGACTATGAGGTAATATCAAAGTATTGTCGTGTGTGCCAGATGAAAGAGTGAGTTAGATGAAAATTCAGAGGAATATGAAGAGTGGTTATTAGATCACTGGATCACATGTCaagcaaactttgaaggttcatCTCCTGCTATGGAGTCCGAGGCCGCAGAACGTCTTTGGCAGCGATCTCAGGATGTTGGATTCCGGTACACAAGCATTGTGTCAGACGGAGACTCAAAAACACATGACCACTTGACTTCCTTGAAAGTATATGGAGaagatgtaaatattgaaaaacaggAGTGTGTCAACCACATAGCAAAACGGTTGGGCACAGGTTTGCGGAACTTGGTTAGGGACTGCGCCAAAAAGAAAATAACTCTTGGAGGCAAGGCCTATGGTAGTTTGAAAGGTTCAACGATTGACAAGCTTACACAGTACTATAGGAATGCTGTTACAAACAATCTGTCAGACCCAAAAGCGATGAAAGAAGCTATTTTTTCTACTTTGGACCATTGTCGATCCACTGATGTCACTCCTTTTCACGACAAGTGTCCTACAGGCGAGAATAGTTGGTGTTTCTTTTAAAGAGACATTGCAAAAGGCGCAACAGTAAGAAAACACAAGGACTGCATAAAAACACCACTAAATGAAAACTGTGTACAAACATATTTTGCCTTTGTACAACCGTTTGTCTACAGATGATCTTTTAAAAAGATGCTCCTCAGGAAAAACTCAAAACGCAAACGAGTCCCTACATGGAGTTATATGGAGTAAAtgtccaaaaacaatttttactgccAAAAGGAAGCTTGATGCCTTAGTGGCAGAGAGAATTTGCTTGTACAATGAGGGACATGCCATGACAATGACCAAGCTCTTTTCTAAGGCTGGTATTTCACCGGGGAGTAATACAGTGCGACTTGCCCAAAAGACGGACTCTCATCGTCTTCGCCTTCGGAAAGAAAGAGACACAGAAAAGTACAAGAAGTACAGGAAACTAGTGAAAAGTGCCCAGCTGAgagaggaagaaaataaaaaaaagtggaGGGTGTTACATATGGTGCAGGAGAGTTTTAAAGTCacttaaaacaaatgttaacttTTACGGCCGTTTTCTCAAAACTTAGATTTAGAGGGACTTGCTTCACGTAAGTTTGAATAACTTTGTTACTATAATAGATATAGCTGTCAAATTTTTACCATAGTACCTTGACATTATGAAGAAACTTTGTGTGTATAGACAATGTAATACAAGTATTAATTCTATAAaagtaagagaaaaaaaaattagaaaatctgagggattttttttataattttgtaaaatatttcataggtAAGCTATATTTTAAGTTACCAAGTTGACCATACACAGGAATATTCTTGGTAGTGTTAGAAACAAACTAATATCCAACTTTTTAATAtaggtttgtaaataaaaaagttatttgaaatttatttttaaactaaaaaattttgtaaaatttttgaaaagcttcataaaaacaaaattaattgttgaatttttGGTTTCAATGCATAAATCCTCTAATTAAGTCCTATtcgataataaaaaaaagtttaaacatctaaaaaagtcaaaataataaaaaagtctgAGATAGTGGCGGATCCCCTTAACATGTGTGTCATTTTATCCTATTTAGTATATTGTTAAAACGACATAGttgcaaacagttttaaaatatttaataaaaaattttttttgaagatattttaaaattaaaaacagatgtaTAGttcaaaaagatatataaaatatgttattgcaaAGATCTTAGTAAAAAcctttcaaaacaaaaatctataGTGAAAAATCAAAGTGGTATGTCATTTTAGTACATAGTctcttttatttatagttttgtgaTTTTGAACAGTGAAAAATTGATTAGTGAATATTgagtaacattacatacaacgtccaagcaaattacaaaaactgtgcccgtgtcgcatttagtgaaaaaaatcacaactgtTATACAACTTAGGACTTCTATACaaggtaggcttttgaaattttgtaattaggttaagggttagatatagtttactaggatataacaggaaatcagcattaaatttttttttgaaaccacttatttgtgctaaaaaattgAATACTTTCGGAAATTggggaagttatttttattgaataaatttttcacctacatttttatttgtacaaatcattattttaaacaaataacattaattgtTTCTTGTATCAACAAAACTAGGGgactttttaacatatatatatatttttttttattgtagtttgacattttcggaatacaatgttattaatattatcactcacaaaaatttctaaatgtttcaaataaatttttgaagttgcctCTGCATCGCCATTGACGGCTGTATCCAGTGTTGAGCTTTCTTATAGTGCTGATTTTACTGATTCattatttacttactcttaggttttgtttctctatgaccttagcagttttgacagatgtctgcttgttttgttattgtcaattgtttgtaacctagcaactttgttgttctgacaatatttttttattattggaagttgactcagtgtttatagacttttatttcaaagtgatctttgataatataatgactagacctaaaggaatctttaaaaaacgtaccaataaaggtaataggttttataaaaggttacctTCAGTTTTCACCAGATGAAGACTCAACAGTTAGGCCTCGGCCTACTACTCCAAAAGTTGTAGTGCCACCCAGTTTTTCTGAGAAGAAATTAGGTAGTAGTGCCACTAAGTATGATGAGTTTGAAGTTTCAAGTGAGGACATAATTGTAGATTTTAGTTTGCTAAAAGCTATGTTTGACAATGTTGCTTGTAAACAGTGTGGGGACTCGGTCACTTTATCGCAAAATGAACTAGATCGCTATGGTTTGGTGAGTAGGCTAAGTTTACGTTGTGCCTCGTGTGATGATGAAAGTTTCTTTTGGACATCCAATAAATGTAAAGACTCTAGTATGTTTGAAACCAACATTAGGTTCTTCTACGGTCTTAGATGTATTGGTAAAGGGTTGGAAGCTGGGAAAATGTTGTGTGACATGCTAAATTTACCTTCTCCAAGTACAGCCCGAAGGAACTACACAAACGTTACTTCAAAGGCTATAGAGGTTGTTGCAGAGGTATCTATGGCTAATGCCACTAAAATTGCtgtagaggaaaataaaaaaggtattgaTGAAAATGAAGAAAAGACAGACCTTAGTATAGCATTCGACGGAAGCTGGCAAAGGCGCGGCTTTGTTTCCAAGAACGGTTATGCGACCGTGACGTCCATGGATACCGGAAAAGTTTTGGATGTTGAAGTAATGACAAAGTTTTGTAGTGGATGCACTAAAGTAAAAAGTGAAGCTCAAAAAATAGCTCATGCTAGTCTATGTAAGAAAAATTATGAGGGATCTAGTGGCGGCATAGAAACTGCTGCGGCAGTGACCATGTTTGGTCGTTCATTAGTGAAACGGAAAGTACGGTACGTAAATTTTCTTGGTGACGGAGACTCTAAAGCTTTTGAAGAAGTAAAATCGAAAAAAACCATATGggaacaaagaaataaaaaaaaattagagtgtATTGGTCAGGTAATGAAGAGGATGGGGACTAGGATGCGAAAGCTGAAACAAAAACTAGGCAATACGCCTTTGTCAGATGGCAAGCCTATAAAAGGAGCTGGTAGGCTAACGGACAAAGTTATCGATGAACTTCAAGGATTCTATGGTAAGGCTATAAGAGACAATTGTGATGAtcttcaaaaaatgaaaaaagcaGTTTGGGCATCGTATTTCCATAAGTGTGCCACCGATGACAATCACGAAACATTGCACAACATGTGTCCAGAGGCTCCAACGACTTGGTGCAAATATAAGTTAGCCAAAGCTAAAGGTGAAGCTTACAAGCACAAAAACTCAATCCCTGAGGCTGTAATGATAGCTGTAAAGCCCATTTACCAAGCCTTGGCCAATCCCATTTTCAATAATGTTGTTTGGACGAGAATCCCTAAAAAAGTGTTTGTAGGCATAGATACTCTAGCAGCAGGGGTCAGAGATGCTGTCGTTGTGTTTAATGATGGCAATGTAGGAAGACTGAGGGTTCTGCAGGAGCTTGGAATCGCAGACATTGGTAAGAACACTCTGACGGCCCTACGGCGGATCGACGCCGTTCGACTACGAGAAGCTGAACGAGCGGCAGAAATGATGACCAAGGAAAGTCGAGTGAAGAAAAGAAGGAGAGCTCTTGGAGATGAAGAGGAGAATGATGAACATTATGTTTCCTGGAGGGTTTTAGAGCTCaggtattgtgaaaaatatactttttaactaaatcttttggttttttgcgttttcccgaaaattttgatttttcacacaaatgagccgttttctctgaaagtactaaagataacaagctgaaattttttacgggatgtttagtacttatctatgatgctactgatctacaaagaaacaattataacaagtattgacttattaggcctcattttactgaaaaatagcctatatttcagggttattttgaactcgctggataaaaaaatcataacttggccaaacagagttaaaagttcataaaaatagatcagtagctttgtataggaccacatagtaagtaataaaaatatcaggttggtatctttattactttctaagataatgggacacaaatgtacctaatttaacatgggtTTATATGGAGCGTTCAAGTCCCCTTAATACCAttataagaaatgaaaaaaatctattttttaaccaatattttaatttcatgttataATGATCAGCtttcttatattattgtttaaaaatttacagagCAGGAGAAGCCAGCAACGTTCCAGAAGACCTTGAGGATTTCAATGATTCTTCCAACGCCGATAACCCTGTCATCCATAGCGATTCAGTATCGCAAACGTGCTTCATTTGCGAAAAACAACGAAAATATCATGGTCGTGAAGTTCGCTTAGCTGTTAACAGATTAAAAAATATCGAAAATTTAAAAAGCGCAGCTACAGAACAAAACGATACATTGATGTTGGAGAATCTTAGTTCTTTTTTTCCGATGATTCAAAAATTCCCTGCCGTAAATGTTGCAAGGACCAATAATTACGAGATATTTATAAGGATGAAAATAGTGAATTTCTAAAGAAGAAAAAGGCTCATAATACTGCGTATTCTATTCTTTGTGATATGTTAGAAGAAAGAGTGGTAAAAAAtgatgaatgtttatttttttaattacgtaaaaaaAGAATATCAGAAATTGTTAGAACAGCAGTACATTTTATTGCCAGATTCTATTTCTACTTCTTCGTTCTCAGACCGTAATTTGGAGAGAAAGCTGATGGGaactttttttaaaagattaaaagagCTTTTTTGCAAGAGATTGGAAGATTTTTCAGCATGGCATAATGGATATCATCTGGTCCTGGGGAGGAGTTTTTGGAACAAGTAATCGCGGAGTTCAGCTCTTCTAAAGAAAATAACAGGTTAAGGGggctatttgtatttaaattataatttatttgtacagtttCAATGGTATGCTTAAATCTTTGAAACTCAGGACAGTATGATGTAGTCTTTGATACTTCAGATATGGTATGAGACAACTGGTTTCCGACCTCTTGAGGATTGGAAATTATATTATTCCCAACCTTAAGTTCTAGGATAGgttgggagggggggggggtttccaCAAACCGAGCGAAGCTTCCTCCATACTACTGAAGAAGCCGTAGTCCTTGTTATGGAATTGGTGAACGCTTGCCACGACTGTCTCTGCGAAATCCTTAAAATCTGGCGGGTTTTAGCTCTCTTTTGTCGGTATAACTCTAGGTTTTCTTGAGTAGgcctgattttaaattttcttagagCTTTTCTTCTGTCTCGAAGAGCTTTACTACAttcttctgtccaccaaggaaCAAAGTTCCGCTTCGGTGTACTAGAAGATATAGGTATACTGTCCTGAGCTGCATgcaatatacaattatttatgttagtgACTGCGGTTTCAATATCcaatggaatatttatttctggggttattatggtttcgttaaatttattccaatcgtcttttttaataatccatttcGGTGTTCATCCACAATCTCGTCCTCCTCCATAACACTTGATTGGGATGAAAAACGGGAATGTGTGGAAGTGTTTGGTGATCCTTGGGAGCGGTTGTCAATCTTACTTTTAATACTCTATTTTAGTTTGTCGTTGAGCGCTTTTCTTTCAGCTGGCGTTTGCTGTTGAGGCTTTAGTTTCTCGGATACATTAGTTTTTTCGTTTGGTGTTTTTAGGAATTTTGCTCTAGTGCTCTGTAGACGAGGATCGTCAGATGTCTTCGCTGGAAGTAGCTTCTGTTGTACTTGGGGGATTGGATTGAAGTTAGCCGAGAGTAAACTAATGAAATTTGCCATTTGTTGTGTCAGGGCTTCAACCATCGCCTCCAAGGAAGAACAATGAGAACAGGAAGGAGTATCTCGGGTTGTCGAGGCAGCAGCTTTTGCGTAAGACACATCTTTCTTCGGCAGTTGAGCTGTTCGTCTTCTATACTCTTTGCGAGCATCCACGAATGACAGCTTGTTAACTGTGGCAATCTTTATTACCTCCTTTTCTTCTAGGTATATCTTACAATTTCTTGAAGCTGCGGAGTGTTTTCCTTTGCAGTTAACGCAGAAGGGTTCTATGTTGCATGTCTTTTCGTTGTGGTCTTCCTTACCGCATTGTACGCACAGTTCTTTGTTTTGGCATACTTTACTAGAATGTCCGAACTTTTGACATCGAAAACATCGCTGTGGGTTTCGAAAGTACGGACGTACAGAAAGAACAAGATATCCTGCCTTAATCGTCTCCGGAGGGTGGGGTAAGTTGAAGGTTAGGATATGCCCGGGAGTTGCGATTTGATTCGTTCCTTCCATCCGGGTTATTCTGACGACATCAGTTACGAAACTAGGTTTGAGTTCTTCTTTTACCTCATCTAGATTGCATTCAAGCAGCTCCCTACTGAAAACGATACCCTTTGAAGAGTTCAGGGTACCATGGGGTTGAACTACTACTTGAAATTGATCAAAGAATGAGGTCATCTTCAGTAGTTGTTTCGATTGTTTACTATCAACCGCTTCCACCAGAACAGTTCCATCTCGAAGTTTCTTAATGGAGTTTGGCTGGCCTCCTGCTCCTACAATTGCCTTGTTAATAAGGAAGGGGCTAGCTTTGGATAGAGGGTTTCTTTCATCTCTCGACTTGAAGACTAGGAACAGTGGAGTGTTTGTTGCATAGGCCTCGTCATTTTGGTCAATTCTTCTTTGTTTGCTGTCCTCTTCTTGCATGGAGTCGGGTGATGGTCTTTTCAGATTACTTTCGCAATCTCTGTTTACTACACTGTGCCTTGGAGTTGGGGAGGTATCCATAGAAAGTTAACCAGCGCTTTGTGTGGAGAGGTGCGGGCCGAAACACCAGGAACGGGCGTGCCCTCGGGTCCTTGAACAAACagaccctaccccagttccccggggcctgGTGTTAGCTCGTTTAACCGAGACGGGAATTCgcgcacgactcgggctcgcacgtagCAGCAGAGACTCCGACATCTCTGCTCACtgcacacttcctgaccaaggactgACGTGGCTGGTCTCAGATCCGTATCGTCACTGACGCGTCGGCAGCGCAAGCGCACATCAGCCCCAGCACACTAACAAGAAGACACTCCTTGATTAGGGCTGGGGCACTCCCAGCGGGTGACGAAGCGGAACAGTCGGAAAGGAATGAGTAGGGATGGATAGGATTAAGGATATGAGaaaggcagtttaacgtcatatcCAGGACGTAAAGAACGAAACTACTTTCAACtttctattatattacataatacagCTACAAATTATCtagtaaaacactacaaaaaagcTAATTTTAGCCTATCAATTAAGGGATAACcctgttaaaaatcatattaattttggaaaaaaataaaaaattgttgatcagtcaaagggttaatttaattaagttcaatgatttacaaaattcgaaaaaaaaattttcattgtcAGATTAGGTAAATCCCTCTATATAATCGTCAGATTATTAGACAGTACGTCCAAGACATAAAGATAAACCATATATATCTTAATCTGACGCGCTTGAGTATTTCAAAATGGCGATTTTTTTTGCACATTCCATTAATGGTCGCGCGTTTGCGATACCTTTAAATCGTCAGATTATTATAAAAGAGCTTTCTTTACATTCACTCAACATCCCCTTAGAAAATCTGACGCGCtcgattaatttttttttttttataatttttaacccttATTTATAACCACCCCCATCATGAAAACGATCAGATTAACATacgtaagtttttaaaaacacgcaGGACATAGGTGATATTGATATCTGACGTTATCAGGAAAGGACTCACTTTCGTTAAAGTTTTGCTTTCTACCCTGTGCTTTATAATTAAGTATCTTGGGATTGGCTTGCTTTCAATTTCGTTTTCCTTATTGGAAGGAACTTTTTTTACATTGTCTTGGTCATCTTCAGAGTTCGAAGAATGACTTTGTTTTCTTAGAGCAC
This window harbors:
- the LOC124370200 gene encoding uncharacterized protein LOC124370200, translated to MDTSPTPRHSVVNRDCESNLKRPSPDSMQEEDSKQRRIDQNDEAYATNTPLFLVFKSRDERNPLSKASPFLINKAIVGAGGQPNSIKKLRDGTVLVEAVDSKQSKQLLKMTSFFDQFQVVVQPHGTLNSSKGIVFSRELLECNLDEVKEELKPSFVTDVVRITRMEGTNQIATPGHILTFNLPHPPETIKAGYLVLSVRPYFRNPQRCFRCQKFGHSSKVCQNKELCVQCGKEDHNEKTCNIEPFCVNCKGKHSAASRNCKIYLEEKEVIKIATVNKLSFVDARKEYRRRTAQLPKKDVSYAKAAASTTRDTPSCSHCSSLEAMVEALTQQMANFISLLSANFNPIPQVQQKLLPAKTSDDPRLQSTRAKFLKTPNEKTNVSEKLKPQQQTPAERKALNDKLK